The genome window TGTTTCCTTggtaaaagaaaacaaagttttCTTCAACTTATGAAGTTCTTTCCCAACTTTAATCGAGTTATTTTCAGATGATTAATTTGGTTGGCAATCTTGATTGCTCAAATGCCTTTGGGATGTGTGTGTAGAAATacgtatttttttggttttttgctttCTCATGCCAAATGATCTGTTAATGTGTTGTAAATGTGCGTTGCATTAACTGGACGCTGAACTGTGAACAAGTTGCCGCATTGCGTCTGAACTGTCAAGTGTCGAGTGTTGCAAAGTCAAAGCTACGCTAACCCTGATCCATCACtccttcactctctctctttctctctgacATATAGCTGTCTTTCTTTAATGACACACGtagcatttgcaatttgcaaactcttttattttttacgcGCTTTTCTAGCATgttaattgcagttgttgtcgcttgttgttgctgtctgttgtttgttgttgcttgttgttgtctgctgttcttgttgttgctgtaattaaCTTGGCTATGTTGTTGTCGCCGGCGTTGCCCTCGACTTTGTCTTTGTTTGCGCGCTGTGAAGCGCCTTAATCGAATTAGCTGAATGGTGCAACATGGCGGGGCAGTTCAGTATCAGTTCAGTCTCCGTCTCTCAACAGTTGTTCCTCATTGATTGCACTTAATTAGGCGTAACATTCAGACAGCGTgttcttcctcctcctcctcctccttcttccACCTGCAATCGAACTCTTTTATGTTGAGTGGGTGCAACGCTTGACTCTTTGActcggagttggagttggaatCGGAGTCGCAGTTCCGGTTTATGCAAAGCACGAGTATTCTTCAACTGTTGTGTGTGATGGACAGACCTCGATAATAAAGACTGAAACgagttttatttcttttcgcACACACAACTCAATCTTTCATTGTCATGGCCATGGCGAGatcgatgcgatgcgatgcgatgcgacaACTTTATTCGCAGTTTGCAACTTTAAGTTCAACTTCAactgctgtggcagctgcacaAGAGGCAAAGACGCAAGTCTGAGGGCTTGCCACATGCGACAATTGAGCTGCAActatatctgtgtgtgtgtgtgtttgtgtgtctggAAATTGTTTCGCTTTTCTTGCATCGCTTGCTTTGCTGCCTCGCCATGCCTCGCTGGGGGCACAAAAAGTCCGCCTCGTTGCCTCGTTGGCTCGTTGCCTTCCTTGTGCGGCACTCGAGTGTCTCGTCTGCCTGCCTCAAGTGCCCTTCATTAGACCGCTAAACCCCCCTTCACAGTTCTCTTTAACGCGCTTAAAGACCTCTTTTTGTAGAGAAGCCTTTAACGTTAACGTGTTCTAGCCAAGGTCGTTTGACAggatctctttctctctgtcgaCAAAACTGGTTTCACATTGTCacgcccaacaacaacaacaacaaagtaaagaaaaagaaaaactaactAAAATGCCAACTATCTTTTACTTTAACTGAAATTCCAATTACGAGTGCGCGAGTGCGAGtaaaaaacacatttgaaaCTGGAGCAACTTCATTATGGCCATATCTTCCCTTTCAGCTTGTTTTtcgctactgctgctgttgctgatgatgaaaTCGTTTTGGGCCAAATTTGGCCAAAAATCTCTCTGGGAGATCGCATAACAAACCAGGCACTAATGATGCGTGCCATgaaaccaacagcaacagcaaaagcaaaaccaacaaGTAACAATAACACCagcaataaaaaccaaaaacaaaatgttatatAGACAGCTGTCCACGACCCCGACATACCCTTACTATATAATTAAAGCGTAACATATGGTTGCAAgcactttatttcatttggtCTTTTATTTACCCAACTTGTGTCGAAAATCAACAGCAAGTTTTCGAAAGAAGAACTTTGGAGGGATTTCCGCATTTGTGGATTGCAGAGGAACTTctctcactcaaattgttttaacaaaaaattcaattagagTTTGTTTTCTTTCCCAGTTTCATTTTACTCTTGCTTAAACTGcataataatttatagaaGAAGTTGCTAAAACGCAACTTGTTTATATTGAATTACatactatattattaaaaaggTTATAGTTCATCATAAACAATTAAGCATTCCTGATTTCAACATCTAAATTCTTTTCGAGCTGGAATTGAAAACAATGAACTCATATGGAGACCTGTTAGAGAAGTTCCAGTTTGAGTCGCCTGAccatatttgaatattttgaccataattttatattaattgaatgACGTCTAAGCAGGAGAGATGGTTGCATGATTTGACGGAAAGTGGCTAAAgtgaaagtttatttttaacaattataGACTTTTATATAGGaagtaaatatatactatattaagCCGCTGCAAAAAATGTCATCTCGATGAATATCAACTTCCATTACGCAGTAGTATTTCTCATGCCATAAACCATTCTACTTTTCTagaattcaaaaaataaaattatttaggAAGaccaattatattttgttcattcagacaaaatttaaaagtacTTAAAGTtgattatttgtataattttcgggaattgtatatatatttaatatttcatggGGCTTTTacatcaaatttgttttaaatttttgacacTCCCACTTTTCCTCGAGCAAATCGGAAAATATCCAATTAGCAAGCATACATTTTCTATTtggcataaacaaaaataactacagtatttacgatactgacaatctgatatattttgtaatatatggtatatttttaaagtaccATACCATACCATTTATAGCCTTAAGTATATTTAGGGACTTTTtcggaatattaatttggtatttttttagaatatggtttatAGAagatgggtagcgggtatctcattttcgagcacactcgaatgcagctttattgtttattttaaaatcacgTCCACCtatgaaaactaaatatttttaatgtttttattttacagtttttaaataaaaataagatattaaaaattctattcTCTTTACTTAAGCAATAGACAATAATACCGCAAAGTGgaagtaaatttatattctttctTAGAGTTAATTGCATCATTGGCAATAAATCTTGAGGCTCTGACCAACTCTTGGTGTCTTCTGTTAGCCGTGATTCATATTCGAAGAAGTCGCAGGGAACAAACTTTGTCGGTTGTCAGCTGTCAGCTAATTAGTTAGTTATGGCCAAGTTATTTGGGCCGTTCGCAAAGGTGGCCAACTTGATGATGAGTAGACGGAGCTTTGGCCCGAGATGGCAATACAATTAAAGAGCGTTCCCTTTTATGCGATGTTTGTTTGTGGCAAGGTTGTGCTCGTACTTAATGCCACATGCAACAGTCATAAATATTCCACTACagatgatgctgatgctgctgccccAGTTGCAATAACAATCATcatcacaataataatagtgtGAATGCGAATTGCAATTAGAAGCAACTTGAAAGCTGCCAAAAAATGCAGGAATTCAAGAGGCAGGCAGCTTCTTCGACGACAGTCTGAAGTGAACAATGAGCGAGCTGTGCTCATAACTTATGCCGAGTGTCCTCAGCACTTTTTTGTGGCCCAGTTGCGTGTCAGGTGTGAACTAGTTTAAGTCAATCAAAGTGGCCAAAAAGCGCTTGGGCACAGCGTGCAGCATGAGGCATGCAGCATGGGGACAGCTGGACAGCTGCTAAGAACTAAGAAATGTCGTGTCCAACTTGACCGCAAAAGGCAGCAAGTTCTCTGTTTTGCAGCATTCGGCAGCGTGCGGCATTCCCCTCGAAAAGGTCGTTggcgtgtgtgtgcaaatgtgtgtgcaaCTTGCTGCGGCGGGGCAGACACTGAAATGCCACAATACCAAAAATACGCGTGCATGCAACAAATTTGGGTCGCACTCTGTGTGTGAATCACTTGCACTATAAAAACCACAcgaattaaatagtttttctctttctttttgttttctagtTACTACTGAGCTGCCATGTCCGGCACGCTCTGCGAGATGGAGCAACCTCAACAGCAACCAGAACAACTGTTGCTGCCTGGCGAGGAAGAGCATCAGCTGGCCGTGTGCCTGGCCAGCCTGGAGCTGCAGGAGTGCGAACAGTCGCTGACCGTGGTCCAGAGCAACTGCGATGGCAGCGACAGCGGTCTCGATGTGCCCAGCAGCTGTTGCTTATCACGAATGACGCTGCAACGTGGCTTGAGCAGCACAAGCGGTGGCTATACCAGCAGCAATGGTCTGGAGGAGATCTACGACAGCTGCGAGCTGCAGTTGatgagcagctgcagcgctGTTTCACCCAGCGATCAGAGCAGCGAGTGttcccagcaacagcagcagacgaaGCCGAACACACAGAAggcaacgacgtcgacgacgacgccaCAGCGACGCACGCACAATGGCAGCGTGAAGAAGAAGGTGGCCATGTTTGAGCCGGAGCCGGAGCAACAGTCGCCGCCGCAGCTGCGCGGTCGCGTGGCCAACTTGAAGCGTGCCGCCAGCTTgccaaggcaacaacaacagcaacaacagcagcaacaacaacaacagtcacagGCGGGGCAGAAGGAGAAGTCGCGTCCGCTGACCAGCTCCAGTTCGTTTCGTGCGCccagtgccacgcccacatctACAACTATGCGCACGCCACGCCCACAGAAGCCAGACACGCTGCCAAGTGCGCTGAATCGCGCACAATCCGTGCAGCGACTGTCGCAAGTGCAGCGCACGCCTTCGCTGAGTCGCGCACGCACGCCGGGCACGCCTTCCGACGACGGACGCTGGCCGGCGAATCGCGGCACTGCGGGCGCAAGGCGTGGCGTGTCTGTGACGCCGGATGTGATGGCCAGCCGGCTGCGCGGGAGTCCAGCGCCAGGTAAGCAAAGTGAATATCAATCTCCACTAGAAACAAAGCTGATCCCTTCCTCTCTCTTTAGGTGGCACATTGCCACGGCGACGCAAGCAACAGTCTGTGGAGGATTTGAGCGTCGGGCGTTTGTCGCGCAGCAACTCCATCAGTCGTGCTGCGGTCGTGGATGCGCGGATGACTTCCTCCGTCATGCTGACACCCACAAGTCGTCGTAGTCTGGCGCCACCCGCAGCCAGTGCCAAAGTCAATTCGCTGCGTCgcccacagcagcagcagcagccaaggaCACGCATCTACCATGAGACAGCGGTTCAGACAGCTCTGACCAGCGACGATCTGGAGCAAGTGCTCAACGGTGGCGTGCTGCAAACGCGCGCCTTGGACGCCGTGGAGCAGCGTGATCAGTGCACGCAAGCCGAGCCCGATCAGCGTGATCATGAGCTCGAGCAACTGCGCCAGGAGGTGCGTCAGTTGAGCGGCAAGCTGCAGCGGGAGCGCGAAGAGAAACTGGCCATGCAGCAGGAGCTGCATCTGAACACGGAACGTGTCATGGGCATGCTGGAGTTGGCGCGCGTTGTCAGCGCCAGCGCAGGCACGCCCACCTCTGAGGATAGCGGCGATGGCAGCGGACACGACAGTCTGCTGATGCTCGAGTCGCAGATACAGATGAGCGGCCATGAGTTGTTCGAGCGTCAGCAGGAGATTGGGCAGCTGCGTGCCTTGTGTCGTGCTTTGCAGTTGGAGATGCGACGATCGCTGGccacgcagcagctgctgctgcaggagAAGGCTGCCATTGAGCAGGAGTCAAGTGAGTTGCAGGACTTTTTGCAGCACGAGAAGGCGGCGCAGTGCGATGCGCTCAGGGAACTAGAGACGGAGTATCAGGCGGCCAAGGCACAACTTGCCAATCGCGAGGAGGAGGCCAAAGTGTTGCGCGACGAGTGCCGGCATCTGGTGCGTTTGAATGAGCAGCGTCGCCAGGAGAATCGTTTGCTGCAAACCAAATACGCAGCGCTGGAGAACAAGTCGCGTGAGCTCATCCATCAGCAGAATGCGGCGGTGGCAGGCGCCTCCACAGCGCTCTCGGGATTGCACACACGCCTCGACAGCCTGGTGGAGCAGCTGGTGTGCTCCTACAGCATCTCCGAGCAGGATCTAGAGGTAAGCTTACAGTACAaccttttaaattattgtattcAAGGATTCAAGATGGTTAGAGAGGTATTTCTTGTGACTCTATCTAGTGAAATTAAGAACTTGGTTTGTCATACCCTCAATAAACAGTTAGCAACCACATTCCAGTCAATTTCACTCAATAAATAACTTATTTCTTTGTTATCACTATCTAAATCTATCTCTTTACCCCACAGGACATACGCTTCCAGGCGGAATCGCTGGCTGCGGAAACGGAGCACGCTCAAAATGGCATGAAGCCCAACGGTCTGGACTTGCCACTGAGTCCGGCTGCCAATGGCGATGCACTGCATACTCTAGTACTAACCAGCGATGGCTCGCTGTCGCCACAGCGCAATCAATCCTTCATTGCCGCCGTCATCGGTGCCATACGCCAGGCCACAACGCATTCTGGCAAGCGACTTTCGCTGCGTCATGGTGGCAAAAGACAGCAAGGTCAGCAAGCGACTGCAGGACATTCGATGTTGACGCTGCACAATAACGAACCAGTCAGCCTCAATGGCAACGGCGATGACTCTGATTCCACCGAAATGCTGGACTCGGAAACGGAAGTGAGTATTCAAGGATATCAACTGTAAATCagtatttaattgaatatctTCTTCAGCCCTGCCTGCTGATGATGGACAATGTACTGGAGGATGTTGTGCAGCCGGATTCGCATTCACACAACATGGTTTCCTCGTGCACGGGCATGATCTCGCAGATTGAGCTGCCCACAGAGCTGATCAGCCAGtgcagccagcaacaacaacagcagcagactgTCAATGGCGATGATTCGCTGCAGCAGCTCTCGCAAGCCATCACCAATCGCCAGCAAATGGAACTGCACGTGCACAAGCTAAGTGTGCTGCCCATGAAGTGAGTATGGCATTCAATTACAAAGTCGACAAATTCTAATCTTTACTTTTCTCTTTAGCAATCGCGATCAATGCAACACGGAGGAGCTGAGCTGCCATGACTCGCTGGCTGAGCTGCCCTCGCTGATGGAATACAGCACAGCTCAGGCAGTTGTGGACCAGGTCATTGAGGTGGACACGCTGGTTACCAAATTGCTCAAAGTGCTGCGACTTGTGCAGCTGGACAACGACAATTGCATACAGCAACTGATCGTGGATAAGTAAgcacaaaatgaatataaatttgagGATAATTTACCTAATACAAAATCTCTTACAGAAACAAACTACAACAGCATAAGGAAGATATGCTGGAGAAGCTAAAAGACTTGGAGGATGTCAATCTGAAGTTGCAGGACGAACTAATGGACGCCACACAGGAGCTGATGATCAAGGGCAGCGATCTGAGTGGCGCCAAGTCGGAGATGCAGCGACATCGCAACGAAATCGACGTAAGGTTTTAGCCACGTTTTGTGTTTCtgcctcctccacctcctcatTTATTTTGGACTactataaaaacattttttatgttgcGCATTCTTCGAAGACATTTCTATATATCGTTATCGTTTAGTCGGCCagatatattttcatatgtttTAACACAATTACGATCGCGCTTCTGATCTTATGTTAATCGTATCTTTAGTCATACAATTACACGTATTATTTGATTAGAATAAAGTGAACTCTCTTGGCCTAGTTTATAAGCAATATCATcgatttggtatttttattttcgtcttttGAAACTTTCATTTCACATGCCAACATCAATCTCTATATTTGTAATCCACATTCATTATCATCCATCCATTCATCATTGGGACTAGGGACAGTCACAAATCAAGTTCAAAAGCGCACTCTTTcgtttgaaatgaaatgcaaaacgTTAACTACTAATACTTCATACATAACCAACTTCGCccgcttctgcttttgcttgctACCCTCGCGTGTGGCAACAGCGTCTCAATGAGGACATCTGTACGCTGAGCACTTTGTGCAGCAGCTACAAGAAGCTCTCGCCCACCACAGAGTTTCCGCCCATGCAGCTGTTGTCGCCCAACCAGGCGCCCGAGCAGGGCGACGTCCTGGGCATATTGAATCTGTTGAAAATGTGGCATTCCGGTGGACAACTGCAGGATCAGCGTGTCAGCAGTTATCTGCGCAGTGTCTGTGGCACACAACTTACAGTGAGTCCTTAAGCAAATATCTGTCTTTTTCCCCTTACTAATCCTGCTTTGATTTCAGGTCAATACGGCGGTGCATCAGGACAACAATAATGTGGAGCGTCTGCGCATCTATGCCAATCAATTGGAGCATGTCTCGCGCGTGCTCGACAATTGTCAGAGCCTGCAGGAGCAACCGTTGCAGCAGCTTCGCCAGGACATGGAAATTGTGCGTTTAAATGCGAGCTGGTCGCAGTTGCTGGATCAATCGGAGGAGCGCGATCTCAATGCAAATGGTGGCGATGTGACGGCTTCAAGGCCTTGAATGGtgtcaaattgttgttaattatCTAGTTAACTATTAGAACTTACAAGTTGTTTAACTTTACGTAGTTAGTTACAAATGTTTGCGTCCAATTCTAATCGACAAGAAAAAAATCGAGGCTAAACTTAGACTTATTCAGCCGAAGCAAACACGTTTATTTGCTACAGTAGCCTAAAAGAAATCTATTCCAAAATTTGTTCTAAAGTCAAAATTCTCTAATCAAAATCTTAacgttttaaaatttaaatcaaattaactAGCAAACattatgttgcatactttttgggatGCATTGAATTTTGTAGTTGAATGCAAACACTTGCctaatttttgttgcatacttgcAGGCAGCGACTCGAAAGCACCCGTGCTCAATTGAAATTAtctattgcatactttttggcggTATCTTTGCTGACTGCAGCGCATTAAAAAGCGCTTTgaatagtattatttattgattgattaatgTATTTGCGGGCTTAGGCACCATGGACATGTGCTAcctgaatatatatatttacccacatatatatatgaatgaatgaaaacaaatgatattttgatttgatagCAAGTTGTTTGTATAATACACGTATAAATAAATAGGCATAAactaaatgtaaaaaaatcaactaacgtagaaaaaaacaatttcgcAAAACTTTTGAAAAATTCCTTGAAACGTTGGTAAGTCTATAAGTATGGGGGGCATActatatatgcataaatacgattatatagtatatgtctatgtatatgtataatatatgtatgtatataacatgTATTCGTGTATAAGTAGATATGGACAGCTATGAATGTCTGTTGCGGCCGCCGCTGgtgtctttttgttttgtgtgttcgTGGTctttacaattacaaataatcTCACAATGTAGGTTCAGGTTCTGTCTTGTCTTGTTGCTGCTAGAAGGAAGGCTTGCTGTTGCCAATGCTGCGGGCGGGCAAGCTATTTGTCTTGACTGTGGGATTGTCTCGAGCCTGCGAATGGGCCACCACAATGCTGAGGCACTGCACCCACTCCTCAGCATTCTTGCCGTCCTTGGGCTTGAGTATTAGTGTCTGATCCGCAGTGAAGATCTCAAAAGCCTTGGGTATATTACGAGCCCCACGCGACACTTTAACGGAGCGTATTTGATTTACGTCAATGCTTTCTCCGCCGCTCTGAAATTGAGTTGAGAATGCTTAAAGTAGCAAAAGTTGTTTATATTCATTTCGACTTACCGATCCTTTGCAGGACAGATGGGCGCCAGAGAGCGTAAAGTAGCGTGTGCGCCAGCGCCTAAAAAGTCGCCACTTGCCCTTCTTCTCTTTGAGCTGGCCCTCGATCATGGGCTGATTGCTGCCATTGAGGAAGCCAACCGCTTTATCCGGATGATTGCACAGAAAGCAGCCCCATTGATACTCCAGCTCATTGCAGTTAGGATTCGACTTGTTCGTCTTGGACACCTCGAACACATCGAGAAAGCCCGAGTGACGCAGCTCATTCACAAGTATCTCGCGGTCCTAAGaacataattacaattataaaGTTGAAGCGAACGGATAGAGGAGTGTGCCTTACCTTGACCTGGGGAAACTGACTGGTGACCAGTTCGGTGAAGCTGCGATTCTCGCACTTGAGTATCTGCCAAATGTTTTTCAGATTGCTGATACCCGGCTCACGTGTGCTAAGCACACATTTCTCCTTGACCTGTGAAGCATAACTTGTATTAGTTTGTAATAAAGGAGGAAAAGGAGTTGTAACTTACAAAGTGCCGCACTTGAAAGTCGAGAAAGATCATGTGTATCCAGGTCTTGGGGTTGCGTGTGCGCATAGTGAAGCAGGTCTTCGAGTAGAGGCAATGCGGTCCACGTATCTGGCATGCAAAATGCAGTTTAGCCACCTTCTTGCGACGCTCTGCGAATTCATTGGAAACTGTGTGTGATGTGTGCAGGTGTGTGGGTGTAGGTGTATAATGTATAGGTGTATAGTGATGGAGTAAAGTAAAGCGAAAGAGAGTTAGAAAGGAGAACTGCAAACGAAGCTAATGcggaaaataataaagtcTGACTAAAAGAACCTTAACTTATTCGTTTCAGTCTTtcttctttaaatttatagtcAAAAAAGAGCTAAGTCGAAATATTGGAAATATGATATTGTCCCTGAATTTGACTCTGACATCGAGTTAATAATAACGACAGACGGGGCAATACAAGTCCCTAATAAGAAGAGACTTACCCTCAATGCTGCACCTGGTGGGCGGTGGCAAGTGCTGTGAGACCTCATCCATATACGACTTGATGGAGACAAAGTTCTTCTCGCAAAACTGTTGGACGGGATCGCGCATGATCTGATATGGCTCAAAGGTGCTCATGCGCTGGTCCATGACGTTGTTGGCATTGAGTAAAGTGCGACTGGTGTTATCACTGCGACGAGGCGCTACATTCGTGGTGGTCGTGGGACCCGAGACGATTACCTCGCTCTATAAgaaagtaaattcaattagtaAATGAATGGAATAAACCCACTTGAACTGTCTTACATTGCCATTGACTGGCAGCTTCATGACGGActtggcattgccattgctggAGCATTGAGGCAATGCTGGCGATGCATGATGTACGGAGACGGCGTTCTGTGcagctcctgctcctgttccCGTTCCTACTGATGTTCCTGCTCCCGTTTGCGGTATGGAAATGGAGCCCACCGACTGGTTCAGTGCATCGGTGCTGTACTTCATCAACACTGTGCTCGAGTTGAGCAGCGTTGAGGGACCTTGCGAATGGGGACGCACTTTTGATGGCGATGTGGTCACCGTCACGCCGCCCGAAGTCACCGGTATGCCATGCTTATTGTGTCCCGTGATAATCACATCGTTGCTTAGCGGCGGCACCGGTGTCACTGGCGGATTATTCGGTGTGGTGGGCGTCTTGGGCGTGGCGCCCGTTTGAACCACAACATTGCCATTGGAACTGCCGCCAGCAGCCTGTTGATTCAGTTGTGAATTGCTCAAACGCGTCATGCTTTTGTGCAGTCCGCCCACCGAGCCGCTGGCCACATTCAAGCGGGTCACGCTGCGGTGCGTATTGCTCGCCGGATGCAAACGTCCCGTGCTGCGAGAATCACCGAGCTTCACACGTCGCGTGTAACCCGTGTGTGGaggcgtgggcgtggccacCTGAGCGATCACAGGCTGTGGCGCTGGCG of Drosophila nasuta strain 15112-1781.00 chromosome 3, ASM2355853v1, whole genome shotgun sequence contains these proteins:
- the LOC132793533 gene encoding uncharacterized protein LOC132793533 isoform X1, whose protein sequence is MSGTLCEMEQPQQQPEQLLLPGEEEHQLAVCLASLELQECEQSLTVVQSNCDGSDSGLDVPSSCCLSRMTLQRGLSSTSGGYTSSNGLEEIYDSCELQLMSSCSAVSPSDQSSECSQQQQQTKPNTQKATTSTTTPQRRTHNGSVKKKVAMFEPEPEQQSPPQLRGRVANLKRAASLPRQQQQQQQQQQQQQSQAGQKEKSRPLTSSSSFRAPSATPTSTTMRTPRPQKPDTLPSALNRAQSVQRLSQVQRTPSLSRARTPGTPSDDGRWPANRGTAGARRGVSVTPDVMASRLRGSPAPGGTLPRRRKQQSVEDLSVGRLSRSNSISRAAVVDARMTSSVMLTPTSRRSLAPPAASAKVNSLRRPQQQQQPRTRIYHETAVQTALTSDDLEQVLNGGVLQTRALDAVEQRDQCTQAEPDQRDHELEQLRQEVRQLSGKLQREREEKLAMQQELHLNTERVMGMLELARVVSASAGTPTSEDSGDGSGHDSLLMLESQIQMSGHELFERQQEIGQLRALCRALQLEMRRSLATQQLLLQEKAAIEQESSELQDFLQHEKAAQCDALRELETEYQAAKAQLANREEEAKVLRDECRHLVRLNEQRRQENRLLQTKYAALENKSRELIHQQNAAVAGASTALSGLHTRLDSLVEQLVCSYSISEQDLEDIRFQAESLAAETEHAQNGMKPNGLDLPLSPAANGDALHTLVLTSDGSLSPQRNQSFIAAVIGAIRQATTHSGKRLSLRHGGKRQQGQQATAGHSMLTLHNNEPVSLNGNGDDSDSTEMLDSETEPCLLMMDNVLEDVVQPDSHSHNMVSSCTGMISQIELPTELISQCSQQQQQQQTVNGDDSLQQLSQAITNRQQMELHVHKLSVLPMNNRDQCNTEELSCHDSLAELPSLMEYSTAQAVVDQVIEVDTLVTKLLKVLRLVQLDNDNCIQQLIVDKNKLQQHKEDMLEKLKDLEDVNLKLQDELMDATQELMIKGSDLSGAKSEMQRHRNEIDRLNEDICTLSTLCSSYKKLSPTTEFPPMQLLSPNQAPEQGDVLGILNLLKMWHSGGQLQDQRVSSYLRSVCGTQLTVNTAVHQDNNNVERLRIYANQLEHVSRVLDNCQSLQEQPLQQLRQDMEIVRLNASWSQLLDQSEERDLNANGGDVTASRP
- the LOC132793533 gene encoding uncharacterized protein LOC132793533 isoform X2, translating into MSGTLCEMEQPQQQPEQLLLPGEEEHQLAVCLASLELQECEQSLTVVQSNCDGSDSGLDVPSSCCLSRMTLQRGLSSTSGGYTSSNGLEEIYDSCELQLMSSCSAVSPSDQSSECSQQQQQTKPNTQKATTSTTTPQRRTHNGSVKKKVAMFEPEPEQQSPPQLRGRVANLKRAASLPRQQQQQQQQQQQQQSQAGQKEKSRPLTSSSSFRAPSATPTSTTMRTPRPQKPDTLPSALNRAQSVQRLSQVQRTPSLSRARTPGTPSDDGRWPANRGTAGARRGVSVTPDVMASRLRGSPAPGGTLPRRRKQQSVEDLSVGRLSRSNSISRAAVVDARMTSSVMLTPTSRRSLAPPAASAKVNSLRRPQQQQQPRTRIYHETAVQTALTSDDLEQVLNGGVLQTRALDAVEQRDQCTQAEPDQRDHELEQLRQEVRQLSGKLQREREEKLAMQQELHLNTERVMGMLELARVVSASAGTPTSEDSGDGSGHDSLLMLESQIQMSGHELFERQQEIGQLRALCRALQLEMRRSLATQQLLLQEKAAIEQESSELQDFLQHEKAAQCDALRELETEYQAAKAQLANREEEAKVLRDECRHLVRLNEQRRQENRLLQTKYAALENKSRELIHQQNAAVAGASTALSGLHTRLDSLVEQLVCSYSISEQDLEDIRFQAESLAAETEHAQNGMKPNGLDLPLSPAANGDALHTLVLTSDGSLSPQRNQSFIAAVIGAIRQATTHSGKRLSLRHGGKRQQGQQATAGHSMLTLHNNEPVSLNGNGDDSDSTEMLDSETEPCLLMMDNVLEDVVQPDSHSHNMVSSCTGMISQIELPTELISQCSQQQQQQQTVNGDDSLQQLSQAITNRQQMELHVHKLSVLPMNNRDQCNTEELSCHDSLAELPSLMEYSTAQAVVDQVIEVDTLVTKLLKVLRLVQLDNDNCIQQLIVDKNKLQQHKEDMLEKLKDLEDVNLKLQDELMDATQELMIKGSDLSGAKSEMQRHRNEIDGQSQIKFKSALFRLK